The following coding sequences are from one Bacillus carboniphilus window:
- a CDS encoding XapX domain-containing protein has protein sequence MKEIILALLSGFIVGVVFGGLRLPIPAPPAFAGVAGIIGIYLGFKFMLWIGPHFLTWFK, from the coding sequence ATGAAAGAGATCATTTTAGCCTTATTGAGCGGGTTTATCGTAGGAGTGGTATTCGGAGGGCTCCGGTTACCGATTCCAGCTCCACCTGCATTTGCTGGAGTAGCCGGAATTATTGGCATCTACTTAGGGTTTAAATTTATGTTATGGATAGGTCCACATTTTTTAACCTGGTTTAAATAA